In Limnobaculum parvum, one DNA window encodes the following:
- the rph gene encoding ribonuclease PH: MRPEGRSAQQVRPITLTRNYTKHAEGAVLVEFGETKVLCTATIEEGVPRFLKGQGQGWITAEYGMLPRSTHTRNPREAAKGKQGGRTLEIQRLIARSLRAAVDLTKLGEFTITLDCDVLQADGGTRTASITGACVALADALNKLVADGKLKQNPMKCMVAAVSVGIVGGEAVCDLEYVEDSAAETDMNVVMTDDGRMIEVQGTAEGEPFTHEELLSLLALARQGIETIIEAQKAVLEQ; the protein is encoded by the coding sequence ATGCGTCCAGAAGGTCGAAGTGCTCAACAAGTACGCCCTATCACCCTTACCCGCAACTACACAAAGCATGCAGAAGGCGCTGTTCTGGTAGAGTTTGGCGAAACCAAAGTCTTATGTACTGCCACCATTGAAGAAGGCGTACCGCGTTTTCTGAAAGGTCAGGGGCAAGGATGGATTACTGCGGAATACGGTATGCTACCGCGATCAACCCATACCCGTAACCCGCGTGAAGCGGCAAAAGGCAAGCAGGGTGGTAGAACGCTGGAAATTCAGCGTCTGATTGCCCGTTCACTGCGTGCTGCTGTGGATCTGACTAAGTTGGGTGAATTTACCATTACGTTAGACTGCGACGTACTACAGGCCGATGGCGGCACTCGTACGGCTTCTATTACAGGCGCCTGTGTCGCGTTAGCCGATGCATTGAACAAGCTGGTTGCCGATGGCAAGCTGAAGCAAAATCCGATGAAGTGTATGGTAGCTGCGGTATCCGTTGGTATTGTGGGTGGCGAAGCGGTTTGCGATCTGGAATATGTGGAAGACTCTGCTGCAGAAACTGACATGAATGTGGTGATGACCGACGATGGTCGCATGATTGAAGTACAGGGCACTGCCGAGGGGGAACCCTTCACCCATGAGGAGCTGTTGAGCCTGTTGGCGCTGGCGCGTCAGGGAATTGAGACTATCATCGAGGCGCAAAAAGCAGTCCTTGAACAATAA
- the pyrE gene encoding orotate phosphoribosyltransferase, with amino-acid sequence MKPYQREFIEFALNKQVLKFGEFHLKSGRISPYFFNAGLFNTGRDLALLGRFYAAALVDSSIQFDLLFGPAYKGIPIATTTAVALSEHHDRDVPYCFNRKEAKDHGEGGHLVGSPLTGRVMLVDDVITAGTAIRESMDVIRQHDASLSGVLISLDRQERGRGELSAIQEVKRDYQCEVIAIITLDDLVEYLAEKPEMAQHLVAIQAYQNEYGV; translated from the coding sequence ATGAAACCCTATCAGCGCGAGTTTATTGAGTTCGCCCTTAACAAGCAGGTATTAAAGTTTGGTGAATTCCACCTGAAATCAGGACGAATTAGCCCCTACTTTTTTAATGCGGGTCTCTTTAATACTGGCCGCGATCTGGCTTTATTAGGGCGTTTTTACGCGGCAGCACTGGTGGATTCGAGTATTCAGTTCGATTTGCTGTTTGGCCCGGCTTATAAAGGCATTCCGATTGCGACCACCACGGCGGTGGCTTTGTCCGAACACCACGACCGCGATGTACCTTATTGCTTTAACCGTAAAGAAGCGAAAGATCACGGCGAAGGTGGGCACTTAGTGGGTAGCCCTTTGACGGGTCGTGTGATGCTGGTAGACGATGTGATCACTGCTGGTACCGCTATTCGCGAGTCAATGGACGTGATTCGACAGCACGATGCTTCGTTAAGCGGTGTGTTGATCTCTTTGGATCGTCAGGAACGGGGTCGTGGCGAACTGTCTGCCATTCAGGAAGTAAAACGCGACTACCAGTGTGAGGTGATCGCCATTATCACGCTGGACGATTTAGTGGAATATTTGGCAGAGAAGCCGGAGATGGCGCAACATCTGGTGGCGATTCAGGCTTACCAGAATGAATATGGTGTTTGA
- the glpX gene encoding class II fructose-bisphosphatase — MKRELAIEFSRVTEAAALAGYRYLGRGDKNKADGAAVEAMRIVLNQVNIDGEIVIGEGEIDEAPMLYIGEKVGTGNGDAVDIAVDPIEGTRMTAMGQANALAVLAVAEKGAFLHAPDMYMEKLVVGPGAKDTIDLNQPLTENLKRIALKLNKPLSELTVITLAKPRHDKVIEEMQQLGVRVFAIPDGDVAASILTCMPDSEVDVMYGIGGAPEGVISAAVIRALDGDMQSRLLARHQVKGDSEENRRIGEQELARCKQMGIDAGKVLTLGDMARNDNIIFSATGITKGDLLNGIQRTGNMATTETLLIRGKSRTIRRIQSIHYLDRKDPALCDILL, encoded by the coding sequence ATGAAACGTGAACTTGCGATTGAGTTTTCTCGCGTCACCGAGGCTGCGGCACTGGCAGGTTATCGCTACTTAGGCCGTGGCGATAAAAACAAAGCTGACGGCGCGGCGGTTGAAGCCATGCGGATCGTGCTCAATCAGGTCAATATCGACGGTGAAATTGTCATCGGTGAAGGTGAAATCGATGAGGCACCGATGCTGTATATTGGTGAAAAAGTTGGTACTGGCAATGGCGATGCGGTTGATATTGCGGTAGATCCTATCGAAGGAACACGGATGACCGCTATGGGGCAGGCCAATGCGCTGGCGGTATTAGCGGTAGCGGAAAAAGGGGCGTTTCTGCATGCGCCTGATATGTATATGGAAAAATTAGTCGTTGGCCCCGGCGCTAAAGACACCATCGATCTGAACCAACCGTTAACCGAAAACCTTAAGCGTATCGCATTAAAACTCAATAAGCCGTTGTCTGAGCTGACAGTGATTACCTTGGCGAAGCCCCGTCACGATAAAGTGATTGAAGAGATGCAACAGCTTGGCGTTCGAGTATTTGCCATTCCTGACGGTGATGTAGCCGCCTCTATCCTAACCTGTATGCCGGACAGTGAAGTCGACGTGATGTACGGCATCGGTGGTGCGCCGGAAGGGGTTATTTCTGCGGCGGTTATTCGCGCGCTAGATGGTGATATGCAATCTCGCCTGTTGGCTCGTCATCAGGTTAAAGGCGACAGCGAAGAAAACCGCCGCATTGGCGAGCAAGAGCTGGCGCGCTGTAAACAAATGGGGATCGACGCGGGTAAAGTACTCACACTGGGAGATATGGCCCGTAACGACAATATCATTTTTTCCGCCACCGGCATCACCAAAGGTGATTTACTGAATGGCATTCAGCGCACCGGCAATATGGCAACCACCGAGACGCTGCTGATTCGAGGTAAATCGCGTACCATCCGCCGTATTCAGTCGATTCACTATCTGGACCGAAAGGATCCGGCGCTGTGTGATATCTTGCTGTAA
- the glpK gene encoding glycerol kinase GlpK, whose translation MTTEQKYIVALDQGTTSSRAVVLDHDANIIGVSQREFTQIYPHAGWVEHDPMEIWATQSAVLVEVLAQTGISSDEVAAIGITNQRETTIVWDKATGKPVYNAIVWQCRRTASICEQLKKEGMTDYIRENTGLVVDPYFSGTKVKWILDHVEGARDRAKRGELLFGTVDTWLVWNMTQGRTHVTDYTNASRTMLFNIKTLQWDERMLEALDIPREMLPEVRPSSEIYGKTNIGGKGGTRIPISGMAGDQQAALFGHLCVQPGMAKNTYGTGCFLLMNTGKEVVKSEHGLLTTIACGPRGEVNYALEGAVFIGGASIQWLRDELKLFNDAMDSEYFATKVKDSNGVYVVPAFTGLGAPYWDPYARGAILGLTRGVNSNHIIRATLESIAYQTRDVLDAMQADAGTRLKALRVDGGAVSNNFLMQFQSDILGTSVERPAVREVTALGAAYLAGLAVGFWSDLEEVKSKADIERVFKPGIETTERNYRYKGWQKAVARAREWEEHDE comes from the coding sequence ATGACGACTGAGCAAAAATATATTGTCGCCCTCGATCAGGGAACCACAAGTTCACGAGCGGTGGTTTTAGACCACGATGCTAATATTATCGGTGTATCACAGCGTGAATTTACTCAGATCTACCCTCATGCCGGTTGGGTAGAACATGACCCAATGGAAATCTGGGCAACACAGAGTGCCGTACTGGTTGAAGTGCTGGCTCAAACGGGTATCAGTTCTGATGAAGTGGCTGCTATCGGGATTACCAACCAGCGTGAAACCACCATTGTCTGGGATAAGGCTACCGGTAAACCTGTTTATAACGCTATCGTCTGGCAGTGCCGCAGAACCGCCAGCATTTGTGAACAACTAAAGAAAGAGGGCATGACCGACTATATTCGTGAAAATACCGGTCTGGTGGTCGACCCCTACTTTTCCGGCACCAAAGTAAAATGGATTCTCGACCACGTAGAAGGCGCTCGCGATCGAGCCAAACGTGGCGAACTGCTGTTTGGTACCGTTGACACCTGGCTGGTGTGGAACATGACTCAGGGCCGTACCCACGTCACCGACTACACCAACGCTTCTCGTACCATGCTGTTCAATATTAAAACCTTACAGTGGGATGAGCGCATGCTGGAAGCGCTGGATATTCCACGAGAAATGCTGCCAGAAGTTCGCCCATCATCTGAAATCTATGGCAAAACCAACATTGGTGGAAAAGGCGGAACACGTATTCCAATTTCCGGTATGGCGGGTGACCAGCAGGCGGCCCTGTTTGGTCACCTGTGCGTTCAGCCTGGCATGGCGAAAAATACCTACGGTACTGGCTGCTTCCTACTGATGAACACCGGTAAGGAAGTGGTTAAGTCAGAACATGGTCTGTTGACCACTATCGCCTGTGGCCCGCGCGGTGAAGTGAACTATGCACTAGAAGGTGCCGTATTTATTGGCGGAGCCTCTATCCAGTGGCTACGCGATGAACTGAAACTATTTAACGATGCGATGGACTCCGAATATTTCGCTACCAAAGTGAAAGACAGTAACGGCGTTTACGTCGTACCTGCCTTTACGGGCCTTGGCGCACCCTATTGGGATCCGTATGCTCGCGGTGCTATCCTCGGCCTGACCCGTGGCGTTAACTCAAACCACATTATTCGCGCAACGCTGGAATCTATCGCTTATCAAACTCGCGACGTACTGGATGCCATGCAAGCAGATGCGGGAACCCGTCTGAAAGCCCTTCGGGTTGATGGTGGAGCCGTCTCCAACAATTTCCTGATGCAGTTCCAATCAGACATTCTCGGTACTTCAGTGGAACGCCCAGCAGTGCGTGAAGTCACCGCATTAGGTGCAGCTTATCTTGCAGGTCTAGCGGTTGGCTTCTGGAGCGATCTGGAAGAAGTGAAGAGCAAAGCAGACATTGAGCGCGTATTTAAACCAGGCATTGAAACCACTGAACGTAACTACCGTTACAAAGGTTGGCAGAAAGCCGTGGCGCGCGCCCGCGAGTGGGAAGAGCATGATGAGTAA
- a CDS encoding MIP/aquaporin family protein, whose protein sequence is MSQNAGPTLRGQCIAEFLGTGLFLFFGIGCVAALKVTGASFGQWEISIIWGLAVALGVYLTAGVSGAHLNPAVTIALWLFACFDRKKVIPYIISQVAGAFCGAAMVYALYFSLFYEVEAAQHIVRGSVDSLSLAGTFSTYPNPAINVFQAFCVEVVISATLLALILALTDDGNGVPRGSLGPLLIGILVAVIGASMGPLTGFAMNPARDFGPKLFAYFAGWGNIAFTGGREIPYFIVPIMGPIIGGCLGAWGYKVFIGGNLPCDACAIEDKK, encoded by the coding sequence ATGAGTCAAAACGCTGGCCCTACCTTAAGAGGGCAATGTATTGCTGAATTCCTTGGTACGGGACTGTTTCTCTTTTTTGGTATCGGTTGTGTTGCTGCACTGAAAGTCACCGGAGCCAGTTTTGGACAATGGGAAATTAGTATTATCTGGGGTCTAGCAGTGGCGCTGGGCGTCTACTTAACCGCTGGCGTATCGGGTGCTCACCTGAATCCGGCGGTTACCATCGCTTTGTGGCTATTTGCCTGCTTCGATCGCAAAAAAGTGATTCCTTATATTATTTCACAGGTTGCCGGCGCATTTTGCGGTGCGGCAATGGTATATGCACTTTACTTCAGCTTATTTTACGAAGTCGAAGCCGCTCAACATATTGTCCGGGGCAGCGTAGACAGCCTGTCACTGGCGGGAACATTCTCTACTTATCCAAACCCGGCAATTAACGTCTTCCAAGCATTCTGTGTGGAAGTGGTGATTTCTGCCACCCTGTTAGCCTTGATTCTGGCCTTAACCGATGACGGCAACGGCGTCCCGCGTGGTTCGCTGGGTCCATTGCTGATCGGTATTCTGGTTGCCGTGATTGGTGCATCGATGGGCCCATTAACCGGCTTCGCCATGAACCCGGCCCGTGACTTCGGCCCGAAACTGTTCGCCTATTTCGCTGGCTGGGGTAACATCGCCTTCACAGGTGGAAGAGAAATCCCTTATTTTATTGTACCCATTATGGGGCCTATTATCGGTGGCTGCTTGGGAGCATGGGGCTATAAGGTATTTATCGGCGGTAATTTACCCTGTGATGCCTGTGCTATTGAAGATAAAAAATAA
- the zapB gene encoding cell division protein ZapB produces the protein MSFEVFEKLEAKVQQAIDTITLLQMEIEELKEKNNSLVRDIETSSNGRESLVNENAQLKQEQQAWQERLRLLLGKMDEV, from the coding sequence ATGTCATTTGAAGTATTCGAAAAACTGGAAGCTAAGGTCCAACAGGCCATTGATACTATCACTTTGTTGCAAATGGAAATTGAAGAGCTGAAAGAGAAAAATAACTCTTTAGTTCGTGATATTGAAACTTCTTCTAACGGACGTGAGTCATTAGTGAACGAAAACGCTCAGTTGAAGCAAGAACAACAAGCTTGGCAGGAGCGTTTACGTCTTCTGTTGGGTAAAATGGATGAAGTCTAA
- the rraA gene encoding ribonuclease E activity regulator RraA, which yields MKYDTSELCDIYHEEVNVVEPLFSNFGGRPSFGGQITTVKCFEDNGLLYELLEENGQGRVLLVDGGGSVRRALIDAELARLAVQNEWEGLVIYGAVRQVDELEDLDIGIQALAAIPVGADSQNIGESDIRVNFGGVTFFSGDHLYADNTGIILSEEALDIE from the coding sequence ATGAAATATGATACTTCCGAGTTATGTGACATCTATCATGAAGAAGTCAACGTTGTAGAACCTCTGTTCTCTAACTTTGGTGGACGCCCCTCTTTTGGTGGTCAAATCACCACGGTTAAATGTTTCGAAGACAATGGCCTGCTATATGAGCTATTGGAAGAGAATGGTCAGGGCCGCGTATTATTGGTCGATGGCGGCGGTTCCGTTCGCCGAGCACTGATCGATGCTGAATTGGCCCGTCTTGCCGTTCAAAACGAGTGGGAAGGCCTAGTGATTTACGGTGCGGTTCGTCAGGTCGATGAACTGGAAGATCTGGATATTGGCATTCAGGCTTTAGCGGCTATCCCGGTTGGCGCTGACTCACAGAACATTGGCGAAAGTGATATTCGCGTTAACTTTGGTGGTGTAACCTTCTTCTCTGGAGACCATCTTTATGCCGACAATACCGGCATCATCCTGTCAGAAGAAGCGTTAGACATCGAATAA
- a CDS encoding 1,4-dihydroxy-2-naphthoate polyprenyltransferase, giving the protein MSQTHSTSKTAAWIESLRPRTLPLALASIVTGSALAAWMHYFQLDIALMALLTAAMLQILSNLANDYGDAIKGSDTETRIGPNRGMQKGLINQAQMKRALIIVIILTIASGIGLIALACKKPEDIIGFLGLGLLAIVASITYTVGRKPYGYMGLGDISVLIFFGWLSVAGTYYLQAGTFDTVVMLPATACGLLATAVLNINNLRDIDNDRMNGKNTLAVRLGPLWGRRYHFMLLAGALLCLVLFALFDLRSWSGWLFILAVPLLYRHAMYVLHEPTAVAMRPMLEQMVKGALLTNILFAIGVVLS; this is encoded by the coding sequence ATGAGCCAAACTCACTCAACAAGTAAAACAGCAGCCTGGATTGAGAGCCTGCGCCCCCGTACATTGCCTCTGGCATTGGCATCGATTGTTACCGGTTCCGCGCTGGCTGCTTGGATGCACTATTTTCAGTTGGATATTGCGCTGATGGCTCTGCTCACTGCGGCAATGCTACAGATCTTATCTAATCTGGCGAATGACTATGGGGATGCAATAAAAGGCAGTGATACGGAAACGCGTATTGGCCCCAACCGAGGTATGCAAAAAGGACTAATTAATCAGGCTCAAATGAAACGCGCCCTGATTATTGTCATCATTCTTACTATCGCCTCCGGCATTGGTCTTATTGCTTTAGCCTGTAAAAAACCAGAAGACATTATTGGCTTTCTGGGGCTAGGCCTACTGGCGATTGTCGCCTCCATCACCTATACCGTTGGCCGTAAGCCATATGGCTATATGGGATTGGGGGATATTTCCGTTTTGATCTTCTTTGGCTGGTTAAGCGTCGCCGGTACCTATTATCTACAGGCCGGAACTTTCGATACAGTGGTGATGCTACCCGCCACTGCTTGCGGTTTATTGGCAACCGCGGTTTTGAATATCAATAATTTGCGCGATATTGATAATGACCGTATGAATGGTAAAAACACGCTTGCAGTACGCTTAGGCCCCCTATGGGGCCGCCGCTATCACTTCATGTTACTGGCCGGCGCACTTTTGTGTCTGGTTCTATTTGCCCTGTTTGATTTACGCAGTTGGAGTGGCTGGCTATTTATTCTGGCGGTACCCCTACTCTACCGTCACGCTATGTATGTATTACATGAGCCAACGGCAGTGGCAATGCGCCCGATGCTGGAACAGATGGTTAAAGGTGCACTGCTGACCAATATCCTTTTTGCCATCGGTGTGGTACTCAGCTAA
- the hslU gene encoding HslU--HslV peptidase ATPase subunit codes for MSEMTPREIVSELDSYIIGQNKAKRAVAIALRNRWRRMQLDEVLRHEVTPKNILMIGPTGVGKTEIARRLAKLANAPFIKVEATKFTEVGYVGKEVDSIIRDLTDSAIKMVRQQSVEKMRFRAEELAEERILDVLIPPARDNWGQTEHGSDSSAARQAFRKKLREGQLDDKEIEIELATMSMGVEIMAPPGMEEMTNQLQSMFQNLGGQKQKPRKMKIKDAFKMLIEEEAGKLINPEELKQQAIDAVEQHGIVFIDEIDKICKRGEVSGPDVSREGVQRDLLPLVEGCTVSTKHGMVKTDHILFIASGAFQTASPSDLIPELQGRLPIRVELQALTTEDFERILTEPSASLTEQYKALMATEGVTINFQTDGIRRIAEAAWQVNERTENIGARRLHTVLERLMEDISYDASESNGTSIDIDAEYVRHHLDELVDNEDLSRFIL; via the coding sequence ATGTCTGAAATGACCCCTCGCGAAATCGTCAGTGAACTTGACAGCTATATCATCGGTCAGAACAAAGCCAAGCGTGCCGTGGCTATTGCTCTACGTAACCGCTGGCGCCGCATGCAGCTTGATGAAGTGTTACGCCATGAAGTCACGCCAAAAAATATTTTAATGATCGGCCCAACCGGTGTCGGTAAAACTGAAATTGCCCGTCGTTTGGCTAAACTGGCCAATGCGCCATTTATCAAAGTCGAAGCCACCAAGTTCACCGAAGTGGGCTACGTGGGGAAAGAAGTTGATTCCATCATCCGCGATTTAACAGATTCTGCCATCAAGATGGTGCGTCAACAATCCGTTGAAAAAATGCGTTTTCGTGCTGAAGAGCTGGCGGAAGAACGCATTCTCGACGTATTAATTCCACCCGCCCGCGACAACTGGGGCCAGACTGAACACGGTTCCGACAGCTCTGCTGCCCGTCAAGCATTCCGCAAAAAACTGCGTGAAGGTCAATTGGACGATAAAGAGATCGAAATCGAACTGGCAACCATGTCCATGGGTGTAGAGATTATGGCTCCTCCGGGCATGGAAGAGATGACCAATCAGCTACAGTCTATGTTTCAAAACCTCGGTGGACAAAAGCAAAAACCGCGCAAAATGAAGATCAAAGACGCGTTTAAAATGCTGATTGAAGAAGAAGCTGGCAAGTTGATCAACCCGGAAGAACTAAAGCAACAGGCGATTGATGCCGTTGAACAGCACGGTATCGTGTTTATTGATGAGATCGACAAAATCTGTAAGCGCGGTGAAGTCTCTGGCCCAGATGTATCCCGCGAAGGAGTCCAACGTGACTTACTGCCGCTGGTAGAAGGCTGTACCGTATCCACAAAACACGGCATGGTGAAAACTGACCACATTCTGTTTATTGCTTCCGGTGCATTCCAGACAGCCAGCCCTTCAGACCTGATTCCTGAATTACAAGGTCGTTTACCGATCCGTGTTGAACTACAGGCCCTGACCACCGAAGATTTTGAACGTATCCTGACAGAACCAAGTGCATCATTAACCGAGCAATACAAAGCGTTAATGGCAACGGAAGGGGTAACCATCAACTTCCAGACCGACGGTATTCGTCGTATTGCGGAAGCGGCATGGCAGGTAAACGAACGCACAGAAAACATTGGTGCCCGTCGTTTACATACCGTTTTGGAGCGTTTAATGGAAGATATCTCCTATGACGCCAGTGAAAGCAACGGGACAAGCATTGATATCGATGCTGAGTACGTTCGTCATCATCTGGATGAATTAGTTGATAATGAAGATTTAAGCCGTTTCATTCTGTAA
- the hslV gene encoding ATP-dependent protease subunit HslV, with the protein MTTIVSVRRNGHVVIGGDGQVTLGNTVMKGNARKVRRLYNDRVIAGFAGGTADAFTLFERFERKLEMHQGHLTKAAVELAKDWRTDRMLRRLEALLAVADETASLIITGNGDVIQPENDLIAIGSGGPYAQSAARALLENTDMNARDIVEKSLSIAGDICIYTNRFQTIEELKAKE; encoded by the coding sequence GTGACAACAATTGTAAGCGTTCGCCGCAACGGTCATGTAGTAATTGGGGGTGATGGCCAGGTAACTCTGGGTAACACCGTGATGAAAGGCAATGCCCGTAAAGTTCGCCGCCTGTATAACGACCGTGTGATTGCTGGCTTTGCTGGTGGCACCGCAGATGCCTTCACCCTGTTTGAACGCTTTGAGCGCAAGCTGGAAATGCATCAAGGGCATCTAACTAAAGCCGCAGTTGAGCTGGCGAAAGACTGGCGTACCGACCGTATGCTTCGTCGATTAGAAGCGCTGTTAGCGGTAGCGGATGAAACTGCGTCCCTGATCATCACCGGTAATGGTGATGTGATCCAACCAGAAAACGATCTGATTGCCATCGGTTCTGGTGGCCCTTATGCCCAATCTGCCGCCAGAGCACTGTTGGAAAATACCGATATGAACGCCAGAGATATCGTGGAGAAGTCGCTGTCGATTGCCGGTGATATCTGTATTTACACCAACCGTTTCCAAACCATCGAAGAATTAAAAGCTAAAGAATAA
- the ftsN gene encoding cell division protein FtsN yields MIVLALAVLVVFGGGLYYITQHKPETASAAGTPPVKPGNGLPPKPEERWSYIKELENRQVTNSPNSTGQPKTSSPAPLTTEQRRVLDQIQADMQKPPVQLSGVDASGRLSTARDGGAKPALNNTAATNIQPQVQPQTQTPPKKTTPPAPTQAQDQAQTPPKKTAPPASAQAQDQAQTPPKKTAPPASAQAQDQAQTPSKKTTPPASAQDQAQTPPKKTTPPASAQDQAQTPPKKTAPPASTQPQEPTPKTTSQTAAQAQNQRWIIQCGSFKALDQAESVKVNLAFSGIESRISTSGGWNRVILGPYNNREAADKTLQRLKSSGVSNCIPVASGK; encoded by the coding sequence ATGATTGTGCTTGCCCTCGCCGTATTGGTCGTGTTTGGCGGAGGCCTTTACTATATTACCCAGCATAAGCCTGAAACGGCATCCGCGGCAGGAACACCTCCGGTTAAACCGGGCAATGGTTTGCCACCAAAACCGGAAGAGCGCTGGAGCTACATAAAAGAGCTGGAAAACCGTCAGGTTACTAACTCGCCTAATTCAACAGGCCAGCCAAAAACGAGTTCTCCCGCTCCGTTGACGACAGAACAGCGAAGAGTGCTGGACCAAATTCAGGCTGATATGCAAAAACCACCGGTTCAACTTTCTGGCGTTGATGCCAGTGGACGTCTATCTACTGCTCGCGATGGTGGAGCTAAGCCGGCATTAAACAATACTGCGGCCACCAATATTCAACCGCAGGTGCAGCCACAAACTCAAACACCACCAAAGAAAACGACGCCACCGGCGCCAACTCAAGCTCAAGACCAAGCCCAAACGCCACCAAAGAAAACGGCTCCACCGGCGTCAGCTCAAGCTCAAGACCAAGCCCAAACGCCACCAAAGAAAACGGCTCCACCGGCGTCAGCTCAAGCTCAAGACCAAGCCCAAACGCCATCAAAGAAAACGACTCCACCGGCGTCAGCTCAAGACCAAGCCCAAACGCCACCAAAGAAAACGACTCCACCGGCGTCAGCTCAAGACCAAGCCCAAACGCCACCAAAGAAAACGGCTCCACCGGCGTCAACACAACCCCAAGAGCCAACGCCAAAAACCACCAGTCAAACCGCTGCTCAGGCACAAAACCAACGCTGGATTATTCAATGTGGTTCATTCAAAGCCTTGGATCAGGCCGAGTCAGTGAAGGTTAATCTGGCATTTTCCGGCATTGAAAGCCGAATCAGCACCAGCGGCGGTTGGAATCGGGTAATTCTTGGCCCTTATAATAATCGCGAGGCCGCAGACAAAACTTTACAACGGCTGAAAAGTAGCGGTGTAAGCAATTGTATTCCGGTGGCCTCAGGAAAATAA
- the cytR gene encoding DNA-binding transcriptional regulator CytR, whose protein sequence is MEQNKNPAQVTMKDVADLAGVSTATVSRALMMPEKVSYKTRDRIEKAIKQTGYIPYMLGKNQKQGESKILLAMALDITDPFFTDVMQGIQQTAAEYGYIVLFLDNRQQPLETISLSTILQQVNGVILLGANFPFERHDETNHPFPPMVMANEYLPELKLPTIHIDNLTAAFNAVYYLQRLGHRRIACISGPDHLHLSHYRRQGYVQALQRGGIAVEKCYITSGSLSFEAGADALSQLMALPQPPSAIFCHSDIVAIGAISQAKKMGIHVPEQLSIVGFDDIALAQYVDPPLTTVAQPRYKIGQQAVLMLLELLQGSGTKGGSVLLDSELIVRASTAKPHN, encoded by the coding sequence TTGGAACAGAATAAAAACCCAGCCCAGGTGACGATGAAAGATGTCGCTGACCTAGCTGGCGTATCAACGGCTACCGTCTCCAGAGCACTGATGATGCCAGAAAAAGTCTCCTATAAAACCCGAGACAGAATAGAAAAAGCCATTAAGCAAACCGGCTATATTCCTTATATGCTGGGCAAAAACCAAAAACAGGGAGAGTCTAAAATACTACTGGCCATGGCGCTGGACATCACTGACCCATTCTTTACCGATGTCATGCAAGGTATTCAGCAGACTGCGGCTGAATATGGCTATATTGTTCTGTTTCTGGATAATCGCCAGCAACCTCTTGAGACGATTTCACTATCAACAATATTGCAGCAGGTTAACGGCGTTATTTTGCTGGGAGCCAACTTTCCGTTTGAAAGGCATGATGAAACCAACCACCCATTCCCCCCCATGGTGATGGCCAATGAATATTTGCCGGAGCTAAAATTACCCACCATCCATATTGATAATCTGACGGCTGCCTTTAATGCTGTGTACTATTTGCAACGGTTGGGGCATCGTCGTATTGCCTGTATTTCTGGTCCAGACCATTTACACCTTAGCCACTATCGTCGGCAGGGCTATGTTCAGGCATTACAACGAGGTGGAATTGCGGTAGAAAAGTGTTATATCACTTCTGGCTCTTTAAGCTTTGAAGCTGGAGCTGATGCACTCTCTCAGCTAATGGCATTACCTCAGCCACCCAGCGCTATATTCTGCCACAGTGACATAGTGGCAATTGGTGCCATTTCTCAGGCAAAAAAGATGGGTATCCACGTTCCAGAACAGCTGTCAATTGTTGGATTTGATGATATTGCTCTGGCACAATACGTCGATCCGCCATTAACCACGGTTGCACAGCCTAGGTATAAAATCGGCCAGCAGGCAGTACTGATGCTGCTCGAGCTACTACAGGGCAGCGGAACTAAGGGTGGATCGGTCTTGCTTGACAGTGAATTGATTGTTCGCGCCAGTACCGCAAAACCACATAACTAG